In the Arachis ipaensis cultivar K30076 chromosome B10, Araip1.1, whole genome shotgun sequence genome, one interval contains:
- the LOC107622924 gene encoding inactive LRR receptor-like serine/threonine-protein kinase BIR2, with the protein MDLKKLLLFLCVLTPVLSSSQGTEEDDVKCLKGIKDTLQDPQGRLATWRFGNTTVGFICDFVGVTCWNLKENRVLALDLQGMKLSGQIPSSLKFCGKNIQKLDLGSNSLSSNIPPEICTWMQFLVSLDLSDNQLTGPIPPTLANCTYLNELVLNDNELSGTIPYQLGSLTRLKKLSVANNRLSGTVPSFFNGFDKDGFDGNDDLCGGPLGNCGGMSKRNLAIIVAAGVFGAAASLLLAFGLWWYYHLRVGGRRKKGFSGGGGGGGGGGNDWVVRLRGHKLVQVTLFQKPIVKVKLGDLMAATNNFSAENVLISTRTGTTYKADLPDGSALAVKRLSACKIGEKQFRMEMNRLGQVRHPNLAPLLGFCVVEDERLLVYKHMSNGTLYSLLHKNGGLLDWIMRFRIGVGAARGLAWLHHGCHPPIIQQNICSNVILVDEDFDARLMDFGLARLMASDSNGSFVNGDLGELGYIAPEYSSTLVASLKGDVYGFGVLLLELVTGRKPLDVSNGEDEFKGNLVDWVNMHSSMGRLKDCIDKAIAGRGQDEEILQFLKIASNCVVNRPKDRWSMYKVYHSLKSLSKDSSLFDHDDEFPLIFGKPENE; encoded by the coding sequence atggatcTCAAAAAACTCTTACTCTTCCTTTGTGTCTTAACCCCAGTCCTCTCTTCCTCACAGGGAACCGAAGAAGACGACGTGAAGTGTCTCAAAGGAATCAAGGACACTCTCCAAGACCCTCAGGGCCGACTCGCCACGTGGCGCTTCGGAAACACAACCGTCGGTTTCATCTGCGACTTCGTCGGCGTCACCTGCTGGAACCTCAAAGAGAATCGCGTCCTGGCTCTCGACCTTCAAGGCATGAAGCTCTCCGGTCAAATCCCTAGCTCCCTCAAATTCTGCGGTAAGAATATCCAGAAGCTGGATCTCGGTTCAAATTCTCTTTCTTCCAATATACCGCCCGAGATCTGCACCTGGATGCAGTTTCTCGTTTCGTTAGATCTCTCCGATAACCAACTTACCGGTCCGATTCCGCCTACTCTTGCTAACTGTACTTACTTGAATGAGCTTGTGCTTAATGATAACGAACTTTCTGGAACCATTCCGTACCAGCTTGGAAGTTTGACTAGGTTGAAGAAGTTATCTGTTGCTAATAACCGTCTTAGCGGAACGGTTCCTTCGTTCTTCAACGGTTTTGATAAGGATGGTTTCGATGGCAACGATGACCTTTGTGGTGGCCCGCTTGGCAACTGCGGTGGCATGAGCAAGAGGAATCTTGCTATAATTGTGGCTGCCGGTGTTTTCGGTGCTGCTGCGTCGTTGCTTTTGGCGTTTGGATTGTGGTGGTACTATCATTTGAGGGTCGGTGGGAGGAGGAAGAAGGGGTttagtggtggtggtggcggtggcggtggtggTGGCAATGATTGGGTTGTGAGGTTGAGAGGGCATAAGCTTGTTCAGGTTACGCTTTTTCAGAAGCCGATTGTGAAGGTTAAATTGGGAGATTTAATGGCTGCGACGAATAATTTTAGTGCGGAGAATGTTTTGATTTCGACGAGGACTGGGACTACTTATAAGGCGGATTTGCCGGACGGTTCGGCTCTGGCAGTGAAGAGGTTGAGTGCTTGTAAGATTGGGGAGAAGCAGTTTAGGATGGAGATGAATAGGTTGGGGCAGGTGAGGCACCCGAATTTGGCACCATTGTTGGGTTTCTGTGTAGTGGAGGATGAGAGGTTGTTGGTTTATAAGCACATGTCAAATGGGACTCTTTATTCCTTGCTGCACAAGAATGGAGGGTTGTTGGATTGGATCATGAGGTTTAGGATTGGGGTTGGCGCTGCGAGGGGGCTAGCGTGGCTTCACCATGGCTGCCACCCTCCAATTATTCAGCAAAACATTTGTTCCAATGTGATCCTCGTCGACGAGGATTTCGATGCTAGGTTGATGGATTTCGGGCTTGCCAGGCTCATGGCATCGGATTCAAATGGGAGTTTCGTGAATGGGGATTTGGGGGAGTTAGGGTATATTGCACCGGAGTACTCGAGTACCTTGGTTGCTTCATTGAAAGGGGATGTGTATGGATTTGGGGTTTTGCTTTTGGAATTGGTCACAGGGCGAAAACCACTCGATGTTAGCAACGGGGAGGATGAGTTTAAGGGAAACTTGGTGGATTGGGTGAACATGCATTCGAGTATGGGCCGACTCAAGGACTGCATTGATAAGGCCATAGCCGGAAGGGGGCAGGACGAGGAGATCCTGCAGTTTCTGAAAATTGCATCTAATTGTGTGGTTAATCGCCCCAAGGATAGGTGGTCCATGTACAAGGTTTATCATTCATTGAAGAGTTTAAGCAAAGACTCAAGTTTGTTTGATCATGATGACGAGTTCCCCTTGATCTTTGGTAAGCCGGAAAACGAGTAG